From the genome of Drosophila melanogaster chromosome 2L, one region includes:
- the gammaTub23C gene encoding gamma-Tubulin at 23C, whose translation MPSEIITLQLGQCGNQIGFEFWKRLCLEHGISPSGVLEDFANDGLDRKDVFFYQADDDHYIPRAVLLDLEPRVINTIMGSVYSKLYNPENVYLSKHGGGAGNNWASGYSQGEKLQEEVFDIIDREADGSDSLEGFILCHSIAGGTGSGMGSFIMERLADRYPKKLIQTFSVFPNQDEISDVVVQPYNSMLTLKRLTTAADSVVVLDNTALNRIACDRLHIQNPSFSQINNLVSTIMSVSTTTLRYPSYMNNNLIGLTAPLIPTPQLHFLMTGYTPLTSDSDIHTQQLVNVRKTTVLDVMRRLLQPKNMMVSTGPDKSNHHCYISILNIIQGEVDPTQVHKSLQRIRDRKMAQFIPWGPTSIQVALSRSSPYVQSNHRVSGLMLANHTSICSLFERALNQYDKLRKRGAFLDQFRREDIFKDDLNELDESRETVDCLVQEYEAATREDYMQFSVKRGNGPVDSKSEDSRSVTSAGS comes from the exons ATGCCAAGTGAAATAATTACTTTGCAGCTTGGGCAGTGCGGCAATCAAA TTGGCTTTGAGTTCTGGAAAAGATTGTGCCTGGAGCATGGCATCTCCCCTAGCGGCGTGCTGGAGGACTTTGCCAATGATGGCTTGGACCGCAAGGATGTGTTCTTCTACCAGGCGGACGACGACCACTACATACCCCGCGCGGTGCTCTTGGACTTGGAACCGAGGGTGATCAATACCATAATGGGCTCGGTCTACTCCAAG CTCTACAATCCGGAAAATGTGTACCTATCCAAGCACGGAGGCGGTGCGGGCAACAACTGGGCCTCAGGCTATAGCCAGGGCGAAAAGCTGCAAGAAGAGGTATTCGACATCATTGACCGTGAGGCAGATGGAAGCGATTCGTTGGAGGGCTTTATACTTTGCCATTCGATTGCTGGCGGAACGGGATCGGGAATGGGCTCCTTTATCATGGAGCGCCTGGCGGACCGCTATCCCAAGAAACTTATCCAAACATTCAGTGTGTTTCCCAATCAGGACGAGATCAGTGATGTAGTGGTGCAGCCATACAACTCCATGCTCACCCTGAAACGTTTGACTACGGCTGCGGACAGTGTGGTTGTCCTGGACAACACTGCTCTTAATCGTATTGCCTGCGATCGCTTGCACATTCAGAATCCCAGCTTttcgcagatcaacaacctgGTCTCCACCATAATGAGCGTCAGCACCACTACGCTGAGGTATCCATCCTACATGAACAACAATCTCATTGGGCTGACGGCTCCTTTAATCCCGACGCCCCAGCTGCATTTTCTCATGACAGGCTACACGCCGCTGACTAGCGATTCGGATATCCATACCCAGCAGCTGGTTAATGTGCGAAAGACTACTGTTCTAGATGTAATGCGGCGTCTGTTGCAGCCCAAGAACATGATGGTGTCCACTGGTCCCGACAAGTCAAATCATCACTGCTACATCTCCATTCTAAACATTATCCAGGGCGAGGTGGATCCCACTCAAGTGCACAAGTCACTGCAGCGCATCCGCGACCGCAAGATGGCCCAGTTCATTCCCTGGGGCCCCACCTCTATCCAGGTAGCCCTTTCCCGCTCATCGCCCTACGTGCAGAGCAACCATCGAGTGTCCGGACTGATGCTGGCCAACCACACCAGCATTTGCTCGCTTTTCGAGCGAGCTCTCAACCAGTATGACAAGCTTCGCAAGCGCGGCGCCTTTCTTGACCAGTTTCGACGCGAGGACATCTTCAAGGACGACCTCAATGAGCTGGACGAATCTCGCGAAACTGTTGACTGCCTGGTGCAAGAGTATGAGGCAGCCACGCGTGAGGACTACATGCAGTTTTCAGTGAAGCGGGGAAATGGGCCAGTTGACTCCAAGTCGGAGGATAGTCGATCTGTGACCAGCGCCGGTTCCTAG
- the CG9641 gene encoding uncharacterized protein, isoform A encodes MEATYRQEREWLNARAPMNGNSSANYGPYRGYDGFFGQLGQSQIPNQTQMGQTLNGSASWSFPSMSSDYHQSPAAPQANSNWSRERVNWNNEMRRDPSYQAEPGNTINRSWPGNGGPSDGSHWPTPNSSMQVTSGERGLPEHIRKELSLLGPAKRKWFFRYLDTGISNEKALMKASERRTSPVRSEWYDKSVSADRGRRRPEQPISDDRVRKRANDDNSSGGRAHEDVKKQRVPEPSWTSKQNSITMAIMAETYPDCELTNQQLHEIEAGLVEELKKGWKSSINFGGIQFLTGMIQVVCMDKNSRQWLEHAISKITALPETKLICCPEDDIPATKGITVRVPRSADEPDKVTFQLLKDQNSDLLSKTWEFGRISQTKDGKVVVISCGSKSYNLVQKKGFCLSYRFNQLNCREISGKEALKAVRSSEARSTAELSEIDLTEEDGEEFISHLDLTVVDEVKGDDDDENENEMTEDHDEVEEAAEEQHDDVEFIEEEPGEKSNDVEVTPEAEGEECEEPHQEEENCNAEVVNEDTCSL; translated from the coding sequence ATGGAGGCCACCTACCGCCAGGAACGGGAATGGCTCAATGCCCGCGCTCCCATGAATGGCAATAGTTCCGCCAACTATGGCCCTTATCGCGGCTATGACGGCTTTTTCGGCCAATTGGGCCAATCACAGATCCCAAATCAGACCCAAATGGGTCAAACTTTGAACGGCTCTGCCTCCTGGTCGTTCCCCTCCATGTCCTCTGACTACCACCAATCCCCTGCTGCCCCGCAGGCCAACTCTAACTGGAGCCGCGAAAGAGTCAACTGGAACAACGAAATGCGTCGCGACCCCTCGTATCAAGCTGAGCCAGGCAACACCATCAATCGCTCGTGGCCCGGCAACGGCGGCCCTTCCGACGGGAGCCATTGGCCCACTCCGAACTCATCCATGCAGGTGACATCGGGTGAAAGGGGACTGCCGGAACACATTCGCAAGGAGCTATCGCTCCTTGGCCCCGCCAAGCGCAAGTGGTTCTTTCGCTATCTGGACACGGGCATCAGCAATGAAAAGGCCCTTATGAAGGCCTCGGAAAGACGCACCAGTCCGGTACGTTCTGAGTGGTACGACAAGTCAGTTTCGGCTGACCGCGGACGCAGGCGTCCGGAGCAGCCGATTTCGGATGATCGCGTTCGCAAGCGTGCGAATGATGATAACTCGTCGGGCGGTAGAGCCCATGAGGATGTAAAGAAGCAGAGGGTCCCAGAGCCGTCATGGACCTCGAAACAGAATAGTATTACCATGGCAATAATGGCGGAAACTTATCCGGATTGCGAGCTGACTAATCAGCAATTGCATGAGATCGAAGCCGGCCTTGTGGAGGAGTTGAAAAAGGGTTGGAAGTCCAGCATCAATTTTGGGGGCATTCAATTTCTTACTGGAATGATCCAAGTTGTCTGCATGGACAAGAACTCCCGCCAATGGCTGGAGCATGCGATTTCCAAGATCACGGCGTTACCGGAAACTAAACTAATTTGTTGTCCGGAGGATGATATTCCGGCCACAAAGGGAATCACAGTCAGAGTACCACGTTCAGCTGATGAGCCCGATAAGGTCACGTTTCAACTTTTAAAAGACCAGAATAGCGACCTTCTGTCGAAGACTTGGGAATTTGGCCGTATAAGCCAGACCAAGGATGGCAAGGTGGTAGTAATAAGCTGTGGCAGTAAGTCTTACAACCTGGTGCAGAAGAAGGGCTTTTGCCTTAGCTACCGTTTTAACCAGCTCAATTGCCGCGAGATAAGTGGCAAGGAGGCCCTCAAGGCGGTTCGCAGCTCAGAGGCTAGGTCCACCGCCGAGTTATCTGAAATTGACCTAACCGAAGAGGACGGCGAAGAGTTCATTTCTCATCTTGATCTGACCGTTGTGGACGAAGTGAAGggagatgatgatgatgaaaatGAGAATGAGATGACTGAAGATCATGATGAGGTGGAAGAGGCAGCTGAAGAGCAACACGATGATGTGGAGTTCATTGAAGAGGAGCCGGGCGAGAAGAGCAATGATGTAGAGGTCACTCCTGAAGCGGAGGGCGAGGAGTGCGAAGAGCCTCATCAGGAGGAAGAGAATTGCAACGCTGAGGTGGTTAATGAAGACACATGCTCCTTGTAA
- the CG9641 gene encoding uncharacterized protein, isoform B gives MRRDPSYQAEPGNTINRSWPGNGGPSDGSHWPTPNSSMQVTSGERGLPEHIRKELSLLGPAKRKWFFRYLDTGISNEKALMKASERRTSPVRSEWYDKSVSADRGRRRPEQPISDDRVRKRANDDNSSGGRAHEDVKKQRVPEPSWTSKQNSITMAIMAETYPDCELTNQQLHEIEAGLVEELKKGWKSSINFGGIQFLTGMIQVVCMDKNSRQWLEHAISKITALPETKLICCPEDDIPATKGITVRVPRSADEPDKVTFQLLKDQNSDLLSKTWEFGRISQTKDGKVVVISCGSKSYNLVQKKGFCLSYRFNQLNCREISGKEALKAVRSSEARSTAELSEIDLTEEDGEEFISHLDLTVVDEVKGDDDDENENEMTEDHDEVEEAAEEQHDDVEFIEEEPGEKSNDVEVTPEAEGEECEEPHQEEENCNAEVVNEDTCSL, from the coding sequence ATGCGTCGCGACCCCTCGTATCAAGCTGAGCCAGGCAACACCATCAATCGCTCGTGGCCCGGCAACGGCGGCCCTTCCGACGGGAGCCATTGGCCCACTCCGAACTCATCCATGCAGGTGACATCGGGTGAAAGGGGACTGCCGGAACACATTCGCAAGGAGCTATCGCTCCTTGGCCCCGCCAAGCGCAAGTGGTTCTTTCGCTATCTGGACACGGGCATCAGCAATGAAAAGGCCCTTATGAAGGCCTCGGAAAGACGCACCAGTCCGGTACGTTCTGAGTGGTACGACAAGTCAGTTTCGGCTGACCGCGGACGCAGGCGTCCGGAGCAGCCGATTTCGGATGATCGCGTTCGCAAGCGTGCGAATGATGATAACTCGTCGGGCGGTAGAGCCCATGAGGATGTAAAGAAGCAGAGGGTCCCAGAGCCGTCATGGACCTCGAAACAGAATAGTATTACCATGGCAATAATGGCGGAAACTTATCCGGATTGCGAGCTGACTAATCAGCAATTGCATGAGATCGAAGCCGGCCTTGTGGAGGAGTTGAAAAAGGGTTGGAAGTCCAGCATCAATTTTGGGGGCATTCAATTTCTTACTGGAATGATCCAAGTTGTCTGCATGGACAAGAACTCCCGCCAATGGCTGGAGCATGCGATTTCCAAGATCACGGCGTTACCGGAAACTAAACTAATTTGTTGTCCGGAGGATGATATTCCGGCCACAAAGGGAATCACAGTCAGAGTACCACGTTCAGCTGATGAGCCCGATAAGGTCACGTTTCAACTTTTAAAAGACCAGAATAGCGACCTTCTGTCGAAGACTTGGGAATTTGGCCGTATAAGCCAGACCAAGGATGGCAAGGTGGTAGTAATAAGCTGTGGCAGTAAGTCTTACAACCTGGTGCAGAAGAAGGGCTTTTGCCTTAGCTACCGTTTTAACCAGCTCAATTGCCGCGAGATAAGTGGCAAGGAGGCCCTCAAGGCGGTTCGCAGCTCAGAGGCTAGGTCCACCGCCGAGTTATCTGAAATTGACCTAACCGAAGAGGACGGCGAAGAGTTCATTTCTCATCTTGATCTGACCGTTGTGGACGAAGTGAAGggagatgatgatgatgaaaatGAGAATGAGATGACTGAAGATCATGATGAGGTGGAAGAGGCAGCTGAAGAGCAACACGATGATGTGGAGTTCATTGAAGAGGAGCCGGGCGAGAAGAGCAATGATGTAGAGGTCACTCCTGAAGCGGAGGGCGAGGAGTGCGAAGAGCCTCATCAGGAGGAAGAGAATTGCAACGCTGAGGTGGTTAATGAAGACACATGCTCCTTGTAA
- the CG3165 gene encoding uncharacterized protein, isoform B has product MAPNDAVAEHAEEQPKISTFAVLDLETTNLPAYRNNRVSITELCIYAFEAALLKKKKKEQDQDEQQELPAAPRVLHKLNVLFQPSMVVDPEAERITGLSNYLLERESQLDTDAAQLIVSFLKHLPSPVCLVAHNGWGFDFPILRQAFEKLNIELPQSLTCVDSLRAFMEIDDTQQKETSQLKVPNDVQEIIPELKPKQNTETCLKEPEAVVNIDWRTRNETTPNRPILKPTEAFAKRKLLRDGDEDDLEEQTPPKRKPDEFRSRRQLFSGCKCAENKRYPPRGVYNLESLYTRIFKIPALSAHQAEADVVMTTKLIQHYGIDFLAFAEEQAIPFQQVVPLGSPVCRKKSAI; this is encoded by the exons ATGGCTCCGAACGATGCAGTTGCGGAGCACGCGGAGGAGCAGCCAAAGATTTCCACATTTGCCGTTCTGGACCTAGAGACCACCAACTTGCCTGCCTACAGGAACAACCGAGTGAGCATTACGGAGTTGTGCATTTACGCCTTTGAAGCCGCGCTCCttaagaagaaaaagaaggagCAGGACCAGGatgagcagcaggagctgccAGCGGCACCGCGGGTGCTGCACAAATTGAATGTGCTCTTCCAGCCGTCCATGGTAGTGGACCCGGAAGCGGAGAGAATAACAG GTCTGAGCAACTACTTGCTGGAGCGGGAGTCCCAGCTAGACACGGATGCCGCGCAACTCATCGTCAGTTTTCTAAAGCACTTGCCGAGTCCGGTTTGCCTGGTGGCTCACAATGGTTGGGGCTTCGATTTTCCCATTCTGAGGCAGGCATTTGAGAAACTAAACATAGAGCTTCCCCAATCCCTGACTTGTGTTGACTCACTGCGCGCCTTCATGGAGATTGAcgacacacaacaaaaagaaaCCAGTCAGTTGAAAGTACCCAACGATGTGCAGGAAATCATTCCGGAGCTGAAACCCAAACAGAATACTGAAACTTGCCTCAAGGAGCCAGAAGCGGTCGTGAACATCGATTGGCGAACCAGAAACGAAACCACTCCAAATCGTCCAATTTTAAAGCCTACAGAGGCATTCGCCAAGCGTAAGTTATTACGCGACGGCGATGAGGATGACTTGGAGGAGCAGACCCCTCCCAAGCGGAAACCCGATGAGTTTAGGTCACGACGCCAGCTGTTCAGTGGATGCAAGTGTGCCGAGAACAAACGCTATCCCCCCCGCGGAGTTTATAATTTGGAAAGTCTCTACACGAGAATATTTAAGATACCAGCACTTAGTGCTCACCAGGCAGAGGCTGATGTAGTCATGACCACAAAACTGATACAGCATTACGGCATTGATTTCCTGGCCTTCGCCGAGGAGCAGGCCATTCCATTCCAGCAAGTGGTGCCACTTGGCTCTCCTGTTTGTCGAAAAAAGAGCGCAATCTAA
- the CG9643 gene encoding uncharacterized protein, isoform A: MDSELNGSELGTKEFWESSYNREIRNYKSHGDVGEIWFDESAQWRTIDWLLNEEKIDKEASRVLDLGCGNGMFLVGLANEGFTGDLTGVDYSPKAVELAQNIAEDNKLSITYKVADLTQPQNELGQFDVVHDKGTYDAVSLCPDNAKEKRALYLDTVEKLLRTADSLFVITSCNWTEDELVDSFAEKFVKYYTIPTPTFKFGGKVGNVVTSIVFKRKKE; encoded by the coding sequence ATGGATAGCGAGCTGAACGGATCGGAACTTGGCACCAAGGAATTTTGGGAGTCCAGCTACAACCGGGAGATACGAAACTACAAGAGCCACGGCGACGTGGGCGAGATCTGGTTTGACGAAAGTGCCCAATGGCGAACGATCGACTGGCTGCTTAACGAGGAGAAGATCGACAAGGAGGCGAGTCGAGTGCTGGACCTGGGCTGCGGCAATGGCATGTTCCTAGTGGGCCTGGCAAATGAAGGCTTCACCGGAGACCTGACCGGCGTGGACTACTCTCCCAAAGCCGTCGAGCTGGCGCAAAACATTGCGGAGGATAACAAGCTGAGCATCACATACAAGGTGGCGGACTTAACCCAGCCGCAGAACGAGCTGGGCCAATTTGACGTGGTGCACGACAAGGGAACCTACGATGCAGTCAGTCTTTGTCCGGATAATGCCAAGGAGAAACGTGCTCTCTACCTGGACACGGTGGAAAAGTTGCTGCGAACTGCTGACAGCCTGTTTGTAATCACGTCGTGCAATTGGACCGAGGACGAGCTGGTGGATAGCTTTGCCGAGAAGTTTGTCAAGTACTATACCATTCCCACGCCGACCTTTAAGTTTGGCGGCAAGGTGGGCAATGTGGTAACCTCAATTGTTttcaaaaggaaaaaggaatAA